Proteins encoded together in one Lathamus discolor isolate bLatDis1 chromosome 3, bLatDis1.hap1, whole genome shotgun sequence window:
- the IL23R gene encoding interleukin-23 receptor isoform X4, whose product MAPAYPRVRADAAARGSGVPAATAPTLPPSRLCHVRAVTTAQAMAGSSKALALHILLCCLCAGVANIRCSGHVWIEPSPVVRMGTNISINCISTLGCPWAKFRIFFNYSHSEGTPAPLNSSSVQLRLQDFRMPFGSVTCFARCPNTNMYQLVCGTTVLAGYPPDPPSNLTCAIHERSEHMACTWDTGQTTHLPTQYTLHLRRAGAAVTEDAKEEDNNEEEEKVFPAGSLVPLSTLHGGNHYSAWVQASNVLGAARSAPQHLNLQELVIPTLPLVTGAETTETSAPLTTIHWKRQTLLESVRCEERHKARGSAAWHVEVWDSTAQHGSRSQHSLHSDTQYVFQVRCRLRTADSPWSAWSSPFLYTTPEAAPTAAPEVWRRLGPAFRNGSHEVTVLIKPLAPQDARGRILGYSVTAEIPEGMVLLCNTSSTGCSVLVPPGARTLRVTAHNSKGASSPANITLTQGSNSQEEFPAPVAVEVKPENQSKVSVAWQPPSHSRSSPLWFIVEWVSTTPYSPKEQYFWKKVPYQETHTDIQAEAGGRIDVSVYAVYPDGVSKASSSQVLPEDQLLESTYSSTYSELSHDDDIGLFLGLGISVVILSVVFVTLMVKKSARKRIHALVVSILPKWLFEDIPHMENSNMVKLLQENSDFLRNSFHEPFVDTSDPTVMEVEEVPAHEVYKNMVTRRNPSRESPKDGEHKESSVPATTVPFEHISDYKPQVSDGNALGYVAANIYQTQPPASLPEPETNLFFRDYTSPFPHVWDGEGGGPHVCLLEKINLVLNSSQSGQSHTFGSTQAGCGSLLDNQWGHTAASEVQEQMLVPDELLSCLRAMNGRSVDIQTCFPQNMGRLF is encoded by the exons ATGGCCCCTGCATACCCCAGGGTGCGGGCAGACGCGGCTGCACGGGGCAGCGGTGTTCCTGCTGCGACAGCTCCCACCTTGCCTCCCTCCAGACTATGCCACGTGCGGGCAGTGACCACAGCCCAGGCCATGGCGGGGTCCAGCAAGGCTTTGGCACTGcacatcctgctctgctgcctgtgtgcag GGGTTGCCAACATCAGGTGCTCGGGACACGTCTGGATCGAGCCCTCGCCGGTGGTGCGGATGGGCACCAACATCTCCATCAACTGCATCTCCACCCTCGGCTGCCCCTGGGCCAAGTTCCGCATCTTCTTCAACTACAGCCACTCTGAAGGGACCCCGGCCCCCCTCAACAGCAGCAGCGTCCAGCTCCGGCTGCAGGACTTCCGGATGCCCTTTGGGAGCGTGACCTGCTTCGCCCGATGCCCCAACACCAACATGTACCAGCTCGTGTGCGGCACCACCGTCCTGGCCGGCT ACCCTCCGGACCCCCCCAGCAACCTGACCTGCGCCATCCACGAGCGCTCGGAACACATGGCATGCACATGGGATACAGGGCAGACAACCCACCTGCCCACCCAGTACACCCTCCACCTGCGCAG AGCGGGGGCAGCAGTGACAGAGGATGCTAAGGAGGAGGACAATaatgaagaggaggagaaggtcTTCCCTGCGGGCTCACTGGTACCACTGAGCACACTGCATGGTGGGAACCACTACTCGGCATGGGTGCAGGCCAGCAACGTGCTGGGTGCTGCCCGCTCAGCCCCTCAGCACCTCAACCTGCAGGAGCTCG TGATCCCCACTCTGCCCCTGGTCACCGGTGCAGAGACAACAGAGACCTCAGCTCCCCTCACCACCATCCACTGGAAGAGGCAGACACTGCTGGAGAGCGTGCGCTGTGAGGAGCGGCACAAAGCCAGGGGCAGCGCAGCGTGGCAT GTGGAGGTGTGGGACAGCACGGCCCAGCACGGGTCCCGCTCACAGCACAGCCTGCACAGTGACACCCAGTACGTGTTCCAGGTCCGGTGCCGGCTCCGCACTGCCGACAGCCCCTGGAGCGCCTGGAGCTCCCCCTTCCTCTACACCACCCCCGAGGCAG CCCCCACTGCAGCTCCCGAGGTCTGGCGGCGCCTGGGCCCTGCGTTCCGGAACGGCAGCCACGAGGTGACGGTCTTGATCAAG CCCCTGGCACCCCAGGATGCCCGCGGGAGGATCCTGGGCTATTCCGTGACCGCTGAGATCCCTGAGGGAATGGTGCTGCTCTGCAACACCTCCAGCACGGGGTGCAGCGTCCTGGTGCCCCCGGGAGCCCGCACGCTCCGTGTCACCGCTCACAACTCCAAGGGGGCTTCCAGCCCCGCCAACATCACCCTCACCCAGGGCAGCAACAGCCAGGAAG AGTTCCCGGCACCAGTGGCTGTGGAGGTCAAGCCTGAGAACCAGAGCAAGGTCTCGGTGGCCTGGCAGCCCCCCAGCCACAGCAGGAGCTCCCCTCTGTGGTTCATTGTGGAATGGGTTTCCACCACCCCATACAGCCCCAAGGAGCAGTACTTCTGGAAGAAAGTCCCGTACCAggaaacacacacagacatccAAG cagaggcaggaggtcGCATTGATGTGTCTGTATACGCAGTCTACCCCGATGGTGTCAGCAAAGCCAGCTCCAGCCAAG TCCTCCCAGAAGACCAGCTCCTGGAGAGCACCTACAGCAGCACCTACAGCGAGCTCTCCCATG ATGATGACATTGGACTTTTCCTGGGACTGGGCATCAGCGTGGTCATATTATCGGTTGTTTTTGTAACCCTGATGGTTAAAAAATCAGCCAGAAAAAG AATTCATGCCCTGGTTGTGTCAATCCTGCCAAAATGGCTCTTTGAAGACATCCCTCACATGGAAAACAGCAACATGGTGAAGCTGCTCCAG GAAAACAGTGATTTCCTGAGGAACAGCTTCCATGAGCCGTTCGTGGACACCAGTGACCCCACAGTTATGGAAGTAGAGGAGGTGCCAGCACATGAGGTGTACAAGAACATGGTCACCAGAAGGAATCCCAGCAGAGAGAGCCCCAAGGATGGGGAGCACAAGGAGAGCAGTGTGCCTGCTACCACTGTGCCCTTCGAGCACATCAGTGATTACAAACCTCAGGTGTCCGATGGGAATGCGCTGGGATACGTAGCAGCCAATATTTACCAAACacagcccccagcatccctcccgGAACCGGAGACAAACCTCTTCTTCAGAGACTACACGAGCCCCTTTCCCCACGTGTGGGACGGGGAGGGAGGGGGACCCCACGTCTGCCTGCTGGAGAAGATCAACCTCGTCTTGAACAGCAGCCAGAGCGGGCAAAGCCACACGTTCGGCTCAACCCAGGCGGGATGTGGCTCGCTCCTGGACAACCAGTGGGGACACACTGCGGCCAGTGAGGTTCAAGAGCAAATGCTGGTCCCCGAtgagctgctctcctgcctgcGAGCCATGAATGGGCGGTCGGTGGATATACAAACCTGCTTCCCACAGAACATGGGAAGATTATTTTGA
- the IL23R gene encoding interleukin-23 receptor isoform X1, producing MGQGWPWQGWEWLEWMSLKGFSNLVGSRILPCIFLPAQDYQGPQECASARAEVKDCGNFPDRKAKRNTTGDGERGLGAAPRGRHWVTQFLSAHGLIPHTPTVSTALPDPRAPGKSLPRIPIPTSGMAPAYPRVRADAAARGSGVPAATAPTLPPSRLCHVRAVTTAQAMAGSSKALALHILLCCLCAGVANIRCSGHVWIEPSPVVRMGTNISINCISTLGCPWAKFRIFFNYSHSEGTPAPLNSSSVQLRLQDFRMPFGSVTCFARCPNTNMYQLVCGTTVLAGYPPDPPSNLTCAIHERSEHMACTWDTGQTTHLPTQYTLHLRRAGAAVTEDAKEEDNNEEEEKVFPAGSLVPLSTLHGGNHYSAWVQASNVLGAARSAPQHLNLQELVIPTLPLVTGAETTETSAPLTTIHWKRQTLLESVRCEERHKARGSAAWHVEVWDSTAQHGSRSQHSLHSDTQYVFQVRCRLRTADSPWSAWSSPFLYTTPEAAPTAAPEVWRRLGPAFRNGSHEVTVLIKPLAPQDARGRILGYSVTAEIPEGMVLLCNTSSTGCSVLVPPGARTLRVTAHNSKGASSPANITLTQGSNSQEEFPAPVAVEVKPENQSKVSVAWQPPSHSRSSPLWFIVEWVSTTPYSPKEQYFWKKVPYQETHTDIQAEAGGRIDVSVYAVYPDGVSKASSSQVLPEDQLLESTYSSTYSELSHDDDIGLFLGLGISVVILSVVFVTLMVKKSARKRIHALVVSILPKWLFEDIPHMENSNMVKLLQENSDFLRNSFHEPFVDTSDPTVMEVEEVPAHEVYKNMVTRRNPSRESPKDGEHKESSVPATTVPFEHISDYKPQVSDGNALGYVAANIYQTQPPASLPEPETNLFFRDYTSPFPHVWDGEGGGPHVCLLEKINLVLNSSQSGQSHTFGSTQAGCGSLLDNQWGHTAASEVQEQMLVPDELLSCLRAMNGRSVDIQTCFPQNMGRLF from the exons atggggcaggggtggccttggcagggctgggaatggttggagtggatgagcttaaagggcttttccaacctggttggtTCCAGGATACTTCCTTGCATCTTTCTCCCTGCCCAGGACTACCAAGGACCGCAGGAATGTGCTTCTGCGAGAGCAGAAGTGAAGGACTGCGGGAATTTCCCGGATAGGAAAGCTAAGAGGAACACCACTGGAGATGGGGAAAGGGGCCTCGGGGCTGCTCCCCGGGGCAGACACTGGGTTACTCAGTTCCTGAGTGCCCACGGGCTCATTCCCCACACTCCTACtgtgagcacagccctgcctgacCCCAGAGCCCCAGGGAAATCCTTGCCACGCATCCCCATTCCCACCTCCGGGATGGCCCCTGCATACCCCAGGGTGCGGGCAGACGCGGCTGCACGGGGCAGCGGTGTTCCTGCTGCGACAGCTCCCACCTTGCCTCCCTCCAGACTATGCCACGTGCGGGCAGTGACCACAGCCCAGGCCATGGCGGGGTCCAGCAAGGCTTTGGCACTGcacatcctgctctgctgcctgtgtgcag GGGTTGCCAACATCAGGTGCTCGGGACACGTCTGGATCGAGCCCTCGCCGGTGGTGCGGATGGGCACCAACATCTCCATCAACTGCATCTCCACCCTCGGCTGCCCCTGGGCCAAGTTCCGCATCTTCTTCAACTACAGCCACTCTGAAGGGACCCCGGCCCCCCTCAACAGCAGCAGCGTCCAGCTCCGGCTGCAGGACTTCCGGATGCCCTTTGGGAGCGTGACCTGCTTCGCCCGATGCCCCAACACCAACATGTACCAGCTCGTGTGCGGCACCACCGTCCTGGCCGGCT ACCCTCCGGACCCCCCCAGCAACCTGACCTGCGCCATCCACGAGCGCTCGGAACACATGGCATGCACATGGGATACAGGGCAGACAACCCACCTGCCCACCCAGTACACCCTCCACCTGCGCAG AGCGGGGGCAGCAGTGACAGAGGATGCTAAGGAGGAGGACAATaatgaagaggaggagaaggtcTTCCCTGCGGGCTCACTGGTACCACTGAGCACACTGCATGGTGGGAACCACTACTCGGCATGGGTGCAGGCCAGCAACGTGCTGGGTGCTGCCCGCTCAGCCCCTCAGCACCTCAACCTGCAGGAGCTCG TGATCCCCACTCTGCCCCTGGTCACCGGTGCAGAGACAACAGAGACCTCAGCTCCCCTCACCACCATCCACTGGAAGAGGCAGACACTGCTGGAGAGCGTGCGCTGTGAGGAGCGGCACAAAGCCAGGGGCAGCGCAGCGTGGCAT GTGGAGGTGTGGGACAGCACGGCCCAGCACGGGTCCCGCTCACAGCACAGCCTGCACAGTGACACCCAGTACGTGTTCCAGGTCCGGTGCCGGCTCCGCACTGCCGACAGCCCCTGGAGCGCCTGGAGCTCCCCCTTCCTCTACACCACCCCCGAGGCAG CCCCCACTGCAGCTCCCGAGGTCTGGCGGCGCCTGGGCCCTGCGTTCCGGAACGGCAGCCACGAGGTGACGGTCTTGATCAAG CCCCTGGCACCCCAGGATGCCCGCGGGAGGATCCTGGGCTATTCCGTGACCGCTGAGATCCCTGAGGGAATGGTGCTGCTCTGCAACACCTCCAGCACGGGGTGCAGCGTCCTGGTGCCCCCGGGAGCCCGCACGCTCCGTGTCACCGCTCACAACTCCAAGGGGGCTTCCAGCCCCGCCAACATCACCCTCACCCAGGGCAGCAACAGCCAGGAAG AGTTCCCGGCACCAGTGGCTGTGGAGGTCAAGCCTGAGAACCAGAGCAAGGTCTCGGTGGCCTGGCAGCCCCCCAGCCACAGCAGGAGCTCCCCTCTGTGGTTCATTGTGGAATGGGTTTCCACCACCCCATACAGCCCCAAGGAGCAGTACTTCTGGAAGAAAGTCCCGTACCAggaaacacacacagacatccAAG cagaggcaggaggtcGCATTGATGTGTCTGTATACGCAGTCTACCCCGATGGTGTCAGCAAAGCCAGCTCCAGCCAAG TCCTCCCAGAAGACCAGCTCCTGGAGAGCACCTACAGCAGCACCTACAGCGAGCTCTCCCATG ATGATGACATTGGACTTTTCCTGGGACTGGGCATCAGCGTGGTCATATTATCGGTTGTTTTTGTAACCCTGATGGTTAAAAAATCAGCCAGAAAAAG AATTCATGCCCTGGTTGTGTCAATCCTGCCAAAATGGCTCTTTGAAGACATCCCTCACATGGAAAACAGCAACATGGTGAAGCTGCTCCAG GAAAACAGTGATTTCCTGAGGAACAGCTTCCATGAGCCGTTCGTGGACACCAGTGACCCCACAGTTATGGAAGTAGAGGAGGTGCCAGCACATGAGGTGTACAAGAACATGGTCACCAGAAGGAATCCCAGCAGAGAGAGCCCCAAGGATGGGGAGCACAAGGAGAGCAGTGTGCCTGCTACCACTGTGCCCTTCGAGCACATCAGTGATTACAAACCTCAGGTGTCCGATGGGAATGCGCTGGGATACGTAGCAGCCAATATTTACCAAACacagcccccagcatccctcccgGAACCGGAGACAAACCTCTTCTTCAGAGACTACACGAGCCCCTTTCCCCACGTGTGGGACGGGGAGGGAGGGGGACCCCACGTCTGCCTGCTGGAGAAGATCAACCTCGTCTTGAACAGCAGCCAGAGCGGGCAAAGCCACACGTTCGGCTCAACCCAGGCGGGATGTGGCTCGCTCCTGGACAACCAGTGGGGACACACTGCGGCCAGTGAGGTTCAAGAGCAAATGCTGGTCCCCGAtgagctgctctcctgcctgcGAGCCATGAATGGGCGGTCGGTGGATATACAAACCTGCTTCCCACAGAACATGGGAAGATTATTTTGA
- the IL23R gene encoding interleukin-23 receptor isoform X3, which translates to MGQGWPWQGWEWLEWMSLKGFSNLVGSRILPCIFLPAQDYQGPQECASARAEVKDCGNFPDRKAKRNTTGDGERGLGAAPRGRHWVTQFLSAHGLIPHTPTVSTALPDPRAPGKSLPRIPIPTSGMAPAYPRVRADAAARGSGVPAATAPTLPPSRLCHVRAVTTAQAMAGSSKALALHILLCCLCAGVANIRCSGHVWIEPSPVVRMGTNISINCISTLGCPWAKFRIFFNYSHSEGTPAPLNSSSVQLRLQDFRMPFGSVTCFARCPNTNMYQLVCGTTVLAGYPPDPPSNLTCAIHERSEHMACTWDTGQTTHLPTQYTLHLRRAGAAVTEDAKEEDNNEEEEKVFPAGSLVPLSTLHGGNHYSAWVQASNVLGAARSAPQHLNLQELVIPTLPLVTGAETTETSAPLTTIHWKRQTLLESVRCEERHKARGSAAWHVEVWDSTAQHGSRSQHSLHSDTQYVFQVRCRLRTADSPWSAWSSPFLYTTPEAAPTAAPEVWRRLGPAFRNGSHEVTVLIKPLAPQDARGRILGYSVTAEIPEGMVLLCNTSSTGCSVLVPPGARTLRVTAHNSKGASSPANITLTQGSNSQEEFPAPVAVEVKPENQSKVSVAWQPPSHSRSSPLWFIVEWVSTTPYSPKEQYFWKKVPYQETHTDIQAEAGGRIDVSVYAVYPDGVSKASSSQDDDIGLFLGLGISVVILSVVFVTLMVKKSARKRIHALVVSILPKWLFEDIPHMENSNMVKLLQENSDFLRNSFHEPFVDTSDPTVMEVEEVPAHEVYKNMVTRRNPSRESPKDGEHKESSVPATTVPFEHISDYKPQVSDGNALGYVAANIYQTQPPASLPEPETNLFFRDYTSPFPHVWDGEGGGPHVCLLEKINLVLNSSQSGQSHTFGSTQAGCGSLLDNQWGHTAASEVQEQMLVPDELLSCLRAMNGRSVDIQTCFPQNMGRLF; encoded by the exons atggggcaggggtggccttggcagggctgggaatggttggagtggatgagcttaaagggcttttccaacctggttggtTCCAGGATACTTCCTTGCATCTTTCTCCCTGCCCAGGACTACCAAGGACCGCAGGAATGTGCTTCTGCGAGAGCAGAAGTGAAGGACTGCGGGAATTTCCCGGATAGGAAAGCTAAGAGGAACACCACTGGAGATGGGGAAAGGGGCCTCGGGGCTGCTCCCCGGGGCAGACACTGGGTTACTCAGTTCCTGAGTGCCCACGGGCTCATTCCCCACACTCCTACtgtgagcacagccctgcctgacCCCAGAGCCCCAGGGAAATCCTTGCCACGCATCCCCATTCCCACCTCCGGGATGGCCCCTGCATACCCCAGGGTGCGGGCAGACGCGGCTGCACGGGGCAGCGGTGTTCCTGCTGCGACAGCTCCCACCTTGCCTCCCTCCAGACTATGCCACGTGCGGGCAGTGACCACAGCCCAGGCCATGGCGGGGTCCAGCAAGGCTTTGGCACTGcacatcctgctctgctgcctgtgtgcag GGGTTGCCAACATCAGGTGCTCGGGACACGTCTGGATCGAGCCCTCGCCGGTGGTGCGGATGGGCACCAACATCTCCATCAACTGCATCTCCACCCTCGGCTGCCCCTGGGCCAAGTTCCGCATCTTCTTCAACTACAGCCACTCTGAAGGGACCCCGGCCCCCCTCAACAGCAGCAGCGTCCAGCTCCGGCTGCAGGACTTCCGGATGCCCTTTGGGAGCGTGACCTGCTTCGCCCGATGCCCCAACACCAACATGTACCAGCTCGTGTGCGGCACCACCGTCCTGGCCGGCT ACCCTCCGGACCCCCCCAGCAACCTGACCTGCGCCATCCACGAGCGCTCGGAACACATGGCATGCACATGGGATACAGGGCAGACAACCCACCTGCCCACCCAGTACACCCTCCACCTGCGCAG AGCGGGGGCAGCAGTGACAGAGGATGCTAAGGAGGAGGACAATaatgaagaggaggagaaggtcTTCCCTGCGGGCTCACTGGTACCACTGAGCACACTGCATGGTGGGAACCACTACTCGGCATGGGTGCAGGCCAGCAACGTGCTGGGTGCTGCCCGCTCAGCCCCTCAGCACCTCAACCTGCAGGAGCTCG TGATCCCCACTCTGCCCCTGGTCACCGGTGCAGAGACAACAGAGACCTCAGCTCCCCTCACCACCATCCACTGGAAGAGGCAGACACTGCTGGAGAGCGTGCGCTGTGAGGAGCGGCACAAAGCCAGGGGCAGCGCAGCGTGGCAT GTGGAGGTGTGGGACAGCACGGCCCAGCACGGGTCCCGCTCACAGCACAGCCTGCACAGTGACACCCAGTACGTGTTCCAGGTCCGGTGCCGGCTCCGCACTGCCGACAGCCCCTGGAGCGCCTGGAGCTCCCCCTTCCTCTACACCACCCCCGAGGCAG CCCCCACTGCAGCTCCCGAGGTCTGGCGGCGCCTGGGCCCTGCGTTCCGGAACGGCAGCCACGAGGTGACGGTCTTGATCAAG CCCCTGGCACCCCAGGATGCCCGCGGGAGGATCCTGGGCTATTCCGTGACCGCTGAGATCCCTGAGGGAATGGTGCTGCTCTGCAACACCTCCAGCACGGGGTGCAGCGTCCTGGTGCCCCCGGGAGCCCGCACGCTCCGTGTCACCGCTCACAACTCCAAGGGGGCTTCCAGCCCCGCCAACATCACCCTCACCCAGGGCAGCAACAGCCAGGAAG AGTTCCCGGCACCAGTGGCTGTGGAGGTCAAGCCTGAGAACCAGAGCAAGGTCTCGGTGGCCTGGCAGCCCCCCAGCCACAGCAGGAGCTCCCCTCTGTGGTTCATTGTGGAATGGGTTTCCACCACCCCATACAGCCCCAAGGAGCAGTACTTCTGGAAGAAAGTCCCGTACCAggaaacacacacagacatccAAG cagaggcaggaggtcGCATTGATGTGTCTGTATACGCAGTCTACCCCGATGGTGTCAGCAAAGCCAGCTCCAGCCAAG ATGATGACATTGGACTTTTCCTGGGACTGGGCATCAGCGTGGTCATATTATCGGTTGTTTTTGTAACCCTGATGGTTAAAAAATCAGCCAGAAAAAG AATTCATGCCCTGGTTGTGTCAATCCTGCCAAAATGGCTCTTTGAAGACATCCCTCACATGGAAAACAGCAACATGGTGAAGCTGCTCCAG GAAAACAGTGATTTCCTGAGGAACAGCTTCCATGAGCCGTTCGTGGACACCAGTGACCCCACAGTTATGGAAGTAGAGGAGGTGCCAGCACATGAGGTGTACAAGAACATGGTCACCAGAAGGAATCCCAGCAGAGAGAGCCCCAAGGATGGGGAGCACAAGGAGAGCAGTGTGCCTGCTACCACTGTGCCCTTCGAGCACATCAGTGATTACAAACCTCAGGTGTCCGATGGGAATGCGCTGGGATACGTAGCAGCCAATATTTACCAAACacagcccccagcatccctcccgGAACCGGAGACAAACCTCTTCTTCAGAGACTACACGAGCCCCTTTCCCCACGTGTGGGACGGGGAGGGAGGGGGACCCCACGTCTGCCTGCTGGAGAAGATCAACCTCGTCTTGAACAGCAGCCAGAGCGGGCAAAGCCACACGTTCGGCTCAACCCAGGCGGGATGTGGCTCGCTCCTGGACAACCAGTGGGGACACACTGCGGCCAGTGAGGTTCAAGAGCAAATGCTGGTCCCCGAtgagctgctctcctgcctgcGAGCCATGAATGGGCGGTCGGTGGATATACAAACCTGCTTCCCACAGAACATGGGAAGATTATTTTGA
- the IL23R gene encoding interleukin-23 receptor isoform X6 — protein sequence MAGSSKALALHILLCCLCAGVANIRCSGHVWIEPSPVVRMGTNISINCISTLGCPWAKFRIFFNYSHSEGTPAPLNSSSVQLRLQDFRMPFGSVTCFARCPNTNMYQLVCGTTVLAGYPPDPPSNLTCAIHERSEHMACTWDTGQTTHLPTQYTLHLRRAGAAVTEDAKEEDNNEEEEKVFPAGSLVPLSTLHGGNHYSAWVQASNVLGAARSAPQHLNLQELVIPTLPLVTGAETTETSAPLTTIHWKRQTLLESVRCEERHKARGSAAWHVEVWDSTAQHGSRSQHSLHSDTQYVFQVRCRLRTADSPWSAWSSPFLYTTPEAAPTAAPEVWRRLGPAFRNGSHEVTVLIKPLAPQDARGRILGYSVTAEIPEGMVLLCNTSSTGCSVLVPPGARTLRVTAHNSKGASSPANITLTQGSNSQEEFPAPVAVEVKPENQSKVSVAWQPPSHSRSSPLWFIVEWVSTTPYSPKEQYFWKKVPYQETHTDIQAEAGGRIDVSVYAVYPDGVSKASSSQVLPEDQLLESTYSSTYSELSHDDDIGLFLGLGISVVILSVVFVTLMVKKSARKRIHALVVSILPKWLFEDIPHMENSNMVKLLQENSDFLRNSFHEPFVDTSDPTVMEVEEVPAHEVYKNMVTRRNPSRESPKDGEHKESSVPATTVPFEHISDYKPQVSDGNALGYVAANIYQTQPPASLPEPETNLFFRDYTSPFPHVWDGEGGGPHVCLLEKINLVLNSSQSGQSHTFGSTQAGCGSLLDNQWGHTAASEVQEQMLVPDELLSCLRAMNGRSVDIQTCFPQNMGRLF from the exons ATGGCGGGGTCCAGCAAGGCTTTGGCACTGcacatcctgctctgctgcctgtgtgcag GGGTTGCCAACATCAGGTGCTCGGGACACGTCTGGATCGAGCCCTCGCCGGTGGTGCGGATGGGCACCAACATCTCCATCAACTGCATCTCCACCCTCGGCTGCCCCTGGGCCAAGTTCCGCATCTTCTTCAACTACAGCCACTCTGAAGGGACCCCGGCCCCCCTCAACAGCAGCAGCGTCCAGCTCCGGCTGCAGGACTTCCGGATGCCCTTTGGGAGCGTGACCTGCTTCGCCCGATGCCCCAACACCAACATGTACCAGCTCGTGTGCGGCACCACCGTCCTGGCCGGCT ACCCTCCGGACCCCCCCAGCAACCTGACCTGCGCCATCCACGAGCGCTCGGAACACATGGCATGCACATGGGATACAGGGCAGACAACCCACCTGCCCACCCAGTACACCCTCCACCTGCGCAG AGCGGGGGCAGCAGTGACAGAGGATGCTAAGGAGGAGGACAATaatgaagaggaggagaaggtcTTCCCTGCGGGCTCACTGGTACCACTGAGCACACTGCATGGTGGGAACCACTACTCGGCATGGGTGCAGGCCAGCAACGTGCTGGGTGCTGCCCGCTCAGCCCCTCAGCACCTCAACCTGCAGGAGCTCG TGATCCCCACTCTGCCCCTGGTCACCGGTGCAGAGACAACAGAGACCTCAGCTCCCCTCACCACCATCCACTGGAAGAGGCAGACACTGCTGGAGAGCGTGCGCTGTGAGGAGCGGCACAAAGCCAGGGGCAGCGCAGCGTGGCAT GTGGAGGTGTGGGACAGCACGGCCCAGCACGGGTCCCGCTCACAGCACAGCCTGCACAGTGACACCCAGTACGTGTTCCAGGTCCGGTGCCGGCTCCGCACTGCCGACAGCCCCTGGAGCGCCTGGAGCTCCCCCTTCCTCTACACCACCCCCGAGGCAG CCCCCACTGCAGCTCCCGAGGTCTGGCGGCGCCTGGGCCCTGCGTTCCGGAACGGCAGCCACGAGGTGACGGTCTTGATCAAG CCCCTGGCACCCCAGGATGCCCGCGGGAGGATCCTGGGCTATTCCGTGACCGCTGAGATCCCTGAGGGAATGGTGCTGCTCTGCAACACCTCCAGCACGGGGTGCAGCGTCCTGGTGCCCCCGGGAGCCCGCACGCTCCGTGTCACCGCTCACAACTCCAAGGGGGCTTCCAGCCCCGCCAACATCACCCTCACCCAGGGCAGCAACAGCCAGGAAG AGTTCCCGGCACCAGTGGCTGTGGAGGTCAAGCCTGAGAACCAGAGCAAGGTCTCGGTGGCCTGGCAGCCCCCCAGCCACAGCAGGAGCTCCCCTCTGTGGTTCATTGTGGAATGGGTTTCCACCACCCCATACAGCCCCAAGGAGCAGTACTTCTGGAAGAAAGTCCCGTACCAggaaacacacacagacatccAAG cagaggcaggaggtcGCATTGATGTGTCTGTATACGCAGTCTACCCCGATGGTGTCAGCAAAGCCAGCTCCAGCCAAG TCCTCCCAGAAGACCAGCTCCTGGAGAGCACCTACAGCAGCACCTACAGCGAGCTCTCCCATG ATGATGACATTGGACTTTTCCTGGGACTGGGCATCAGCGTGGTCATATTATCGGTTGTTTTTGTAACCCTGATGGTTAAAAAATCAGCCAGAAAAAG AATTCATGCCCTGGTTGTGTCAATCCTGCCAAAATGGCTCTTTGAAGACATCCCTCACATGGAAAACAGCAACATGGTGAAGCTGCTCCAG GAAAACAGTGATTTCCTGAGGAACAGCTTCCATGAGCCGTTCGTGGACACCAGTGACCCCACAGTTATGGAAGTAGAGGAGGTGCCAGCACATGAGGTGTACAAGAACATGGTCACCAGAAGGAATCCCAGCAGAGAGAGCCCCAAGGATGGGGAGCACAAGGAGAGCAGTGTGCCTGCTACCACTGTGCCCTTCGAGCACATCAGTGATTACAAACCTCAGGTGTCCGATGGGAATGCGCTGGGATACGTAGCAGCCAATATTTACCAAACacagcccccagcatccctcccgGAACCGGAGACAAACCTCTTCTTCAGAGACTACACGAGCCCCTTTCCCCACGTGTGGGACGGGGAGGGAGGGGGACCCCACGTCTGCCTGCTGGAGAAGATCAACCTCGTCTTGAACAGCAGCCAGAGCGGGCAAAGCCACACGTTCGGCTCAACCCAGGCGGGATGTGGCTCGCTCCTGGACAACCAGTGGGGACACACTGCGGCCAGTGAGGTTCAAGAGCAAATGCTGGTCCCCGAtgagctgctctcctgcctgcGAGCCATGAATGGGCGGTCGGTGGATATACAAACCTGCTTCCCACAGAACATGGGAAGATTATTTTGA